Proteins encoded by one window of Pelmatolapia mariae isolate MD_Pm_ZW linkage group LG14, Pm_UMD_F_2, whole genome shotgun sequence:
- the tsku gene encoding tsukushi — MEGTKRIMALLLWLGLSLLADAQSSAVKNCHPGCHCEVESFGLFDSFSLTKVDCRGLGPSASMPIPIPLDTAHLDLSSNEMGPLSDTMLAGPGYTTLISLDLSSNHITKISPSALSKLRYLESLDLSHNSLESLSPSCFSGLPLVEVDLSHNSFREFDLEVFASKVHGEPVSVDLSQNKLVSVSAALYGRVLHIQSLTLSSNQLSSVPSLAGLLLRYLNLDGNPIRQVTEGAFAQLKDLVYLSLSGLPELEHIQPMSFKGLQSLQVLDLSNNPKLKNLSPTVFSGLDSLQELNLTGSGVASLPANMLTHLPSIKSITLGRNNHCWRTQKQGLFHRQMGQVQHNEVLTCNTDGIVL; from the exons ATGGAAGGCACCAAA AGAATAATGGCTCTCTTGCTGTGGCTCGGTCTCTCGCTGCTGGCGGACGCCCAGTCCAGCGCCGTTAAGAACTGCCATCCTGGTTGCCACTGTGAAGTGGAAAGCTTTGGTCTCTTTGACAGCTTCAGCTTGACCAAAGTGGACTGCCGAGGGCTGGGACCCAGCGCCTCCATGCCCATACCAATCCCGCTGGACACTGCTCACTTGGACCTGTCCTCCAATGAAATGGGCCCACTCAGTGACACCATGTTGGCTGGTCCAGGCTACACCACCCTCATCAGTTTGGACCTCAGCAGCAACCACATTACAAAG ATAAGCCCCAGCGCACTGTCCAAGCTGCGTTATCTGGAGTCTTTGGATCTGAGCCACAACAGCTTGGAGAGCCTCTCGCCGAGCTGTTTCTCTGGGCTCCCCCTGGTTGAAGTTGACCTCAGCCACAACAGCTTCCGGGAGTTTGACTTGGAGGTGTTTGCTTCCAAGGTTCACGGTGAACCTGttagtgtggatctgtctcaaaACAAGCTTGTTTCAGTCTCTGCTGCTTTGTACGGCCGAGTTTTACACATCCAGAGCTTAACTCTGTCGTCAAACCAGCTGTCGAGCGTGCCGAGCCTGGCGGGACTTCTTCTGAGGTATCTCAATCTGGATGGAAACCCCATCAGACAAGTCACAGAAGGAGCCTTTGCTCAGCTGAAAGATCTGGTTTATTTATCTCTGAGTGGCCTCCCCGAACTTGAGCACATCCAGCCAATGAGCTTCAAAGGTCTCCAGAGCCTGCAAGTTCTGGATCTCTCAAACAACCCGAAGCTCAAGAACCTGAGCCCCACAGTGTTTAGTGGGCTAGACTCTCTGCAGGAGCTGAATTTGACCGGTTCTGGCGTAGCATCCTTGCCAGCTAACATGCTGACCCATCTGCCCAGCATTAAGAGTATCACACTGGGACGAAACAACCATTGCTGGAGGACCCAGAAACAGGGACTGTTCCACCGGCAGATGGGGCAGGTCCAGCATAACGAGGTGCTGACCTGTAACACAGACGGCATTGTGCTGTGA
- the gucy2f gene encoding retinal guanylyl cyclase 2: protein MQHIAPNFRWPLWESSHPCVPVIKNRHTLPALPFYNFLLWVLLGVLTFPCCVRCLIFKVGVLGPWNCDPVFYKALPAAAARLAVSRINGDAALDLGLKMDFIIVQEPCETSKALTAYIYYEGIADGLVGPTNPGYCVAASLLARNWDKALFSYGCVAYELESATAYPTFTRTVPFPTDVLFVVLKHFRWASVLVVSSNEDIWIDTAVRVASALRSKGLPVRLVGSMGVNETEVESTMRKIQDAGGVRVIVMCMHSVLVGGQQQATFLLKARKMGLTSGKYVFVPYDALLYSVPYMNVSYLPLQNSSNLREAYDAVLTITVASEPLSFNEAFAAAKRSKEVTLPMEPEQVHPLFGTIYNSIYLLAKSIQNVRKAGMQLSGSNLAYFKRNITFNGFNQEVKVDTSGSVKTNYIILDSDNRGSKLYQTYVVDLTSGALRFAGRSINFPGGSPPPSDSSCWFDQGIICTGGVEVTYIIIALAVIFSLAVAGLTVILYIRRRLHQIQLVRGPNRILLTLEDLTFINPQLSKKKITLEDLSESRSALEEKSADPSHSVNSMQTETHETTNVAVYEGDWVWLKKFEEGHFKEVKQSTSRIFMKMKDLRNENVNPFLGFFLDCSMFAMVTEHCSRGSLQDLLRNEDVKLDWMFKSSLMLDLIKGMKYLHHRDFPHGRLKSRNCVVDGRFVLKITDYGFNELLESQKAPLEEPPPEDLFWTAPEILRDLANSRKGTFKGDVYGFSIILQEVVVRGPPYCMLGLPPEEIIRKVKKPPPMCRPTVAPDQAPLECIQLMKQCWSEQPDRRPTFDEIFDRFKLINKGKKTNIIDSMLRMLEQYSSNLEDLIRERTEELEVEKQRTEKLLSEMLPPSVAEALKTGATVEPEFFDQVTIYFSDIVGFTTISSLSDPIEVVDLLNDLYSLFDAVLSNHDVYKVETIGDAYMVASGLPKRNGNKHAAEIANMSLNILSSVGTFHMRHMPDVPVRIRIGIHSGPCVAGVVGLTMPRYCLFGDTVNTASRMESTGLPYRIHVNMSTVKILRSLNEGYKIEVRGKTELKGKGIEETYWLVGKTNFTKPLPKPPEIKPGDNWQEMVTEEIKTHFRKANRQVDKKL, encoded by the exons ATGCAACATATTGCTCCAAATTTCAGATGGCCGCTGTGGGAGTCCAGCCATCCGTGTGTGCCCGtaattaaaaacagacacaccTTACCGGCTCTGCCCTTTTACAACTTTCTGTTATGGGTCCTGCTGGGAGTGCTGACGTTCCCTTGCTGCGTCCGCTGTTTGATATTCAAAGTGGGGGTCCTGGGGCCCTGGAACTGCGACCCTGTCTTTTACAAGGCCCTGCCTGCTGCGGCGGCCAGGCTCGCCGTGAGCAGGATAAACGGCGACGCCGCTCTAGATCTGGGCCTGAAAATGGACTTCATCATCGTCCAAGAGCCGTGCGAAACCTCGAAAGCGCTCACGGCATATATTTACTACGAGGGCATAGCAGACGGACTCGTTGGCCCCACCAACCCCGGATACTGTGTCGCAGCGTCTCTGCTCGCCAGGAACTGGGACAAGGCTCTATTCTCATATGGTTGTGTCGCCTACGAGCTGGAGAGCGCCACGGCATACCCAACTTTTACCAGGACAGTGCCGTTTCCCACCGACGTGTTGTTCGTAGTGTTGAAACACTTCAGGTGGGCGAGCGTCCTGGTAGTGTCATCCAATGAGGACATCTGGATAGACACGGCTGTGAGGGTTGCTTCTGCTCTCAGGAGCAAGGGGCTTCCCGTTAGACTCGTCGGATCTATGGGCGTGAATGAGACGGAGGTGGAGAGCACGATGAGGAAGATCCAGGATGCAGGAGGTGTCAGGG TCATCGTTATGTGCATGCACTCAGTCTTGGTTGGAGGTCAGCAGCAGGCTACTTTCCTCCTCAAAGCACGCAAGATGGGTCTGACTTCAGGGAAGTATGTGTTTGTGCCCTACGACGCTCTGCTCTACAGCGTGCCCTACATGAACGTCTCCTACCTCCCTCTGCAAAACAGCAGCAACCTGAGAGAGGCCTACGACGCCGTGCTCACTATCACAGTGGCCTCGGAGCCGCTGTCCTTCAACGAGGCGTTTGCTGCGGCCAAGAGGAGCAAAGAAGTGACGCTGCCCATGGAGCCAGAGCAG GTTCATCCGCTGTTTGGGACCATCTATAACAGCATCTACCTGCTGGCCAAGTCCatccaaaatgtcaggaaagCAGGCATGCAGCTGTCAGGGTCGAACTTGGCCTATTTCAAGCGGAACATCACTTTTAATGGCTTCAACCAGGAGGTCAAAGTGGACACCTCTGGGAGTGTTAAGACCAACTACATCATCCTGGACTCTGACAACAGGGGCAGCAAGCTGTACCAGACCTATGTAGTGGACCTAACATCAGGGGCACTCCGTTTTGCGGGGAGGTCCATAAATTTCCCCGGAGGGTCCCCTCCTCCCTCTGACTCCAGCTGCTGGTTTGACCAAGGCATCATCTGCACAGGAG GTGTGGAGGTCACCTACATCATAATAGCGTTAGCAGTCATCTTCTCCCTGGCTGTTGCGGGGCTCACGGTAATTCTCTATATCAG GAGGAGACTTCATCAGATCCAGCTGGTCAGAGGTCCCAATCGGATCCTCCTGACCTTAGAGGATCTCACTTTTATCAACCCTCAGCTTAGCAAAAAG AAAATCACTTTAGAAGATCTGAGCGAGTCCAGGAGCGCTCTGGAGGAGAAATCTGCAGACCCCTCACACTCTGTGAATAGCATGCAAACAGAAACTCATGAGACCACTAACGTAGCTGTGTACGAG GGCGACTGGGTTTGGCTGAAGAAATTCGAAGAGGGCCACTTCAAGGAAGTAAAACAAAGCACCTCCAGGATTTTCATGAAG ATGAAGGACCTGAGAAACGAGAATGTAAATCCGTTCCTGGGCTTCTTTCTTGACTGCTCCATGTTTGCAATGGTGACGGAGCACTGCTCGAGGGGCAGTCTGCAGGACCTGCTGAGGAACGAGGACGTTAAACTAGACTGGATGTTCAAGTCCTCCCTCATGCTCGATCTCATCAAG GGTATGAAATATCTTCACCACAGGGACTTCCCCCACGGCAGGCTAAAATCTCGAAACTGTGTGGTAGACGGCCGTTTCGTCCTCAAGATTACTGATTATGGCTTCAATGAGCTGCTGGAGTCTCAGAAAGCTCCTTTAGAAGAGCCCCCACCTGAAG ATCTGTTTTGGACAGCACCAGAGATTCTACGCGACCTTGCAAATTCTCGCAAAGGGACATTTAAGGGAGACGTGTACGGTTTTTCTATCATTCTTCAAGAGGTGGTGGTGAGAGGGCCACCGTACTGTATGCTGGGACTGCCACCCGAAG AGATTATCCGTAAGGTGAAAAAACCTCCTCCCATGTGCCGTCCTACTGTGGCTCCAGACCAGGCTCCGCTTGAATGCATCCAGCTGATGAAGCAGTGCTGGAGCGAACAGCCTGACCGCAGACCGACCTTTGATGAGATCTTTGACCGG TTCAAGCTAATCAACAAGGGTAAGAAGACCAATATCATCGACTCCATGCTGAGGATGCTGGAGCAGTACAGCTCCAACCTCGAGGATCTCATCAGAGAGAGAACAGAGGAGCTGGAGGTGGAAAAGCAGAGAACGGAGAAGCTGCTGTCTGAAATGCTTCCACC TTCTGTGGCAGAGGCCCTGAAAACCGGCGCCACAGTGGAGCCAGAGTTCTTTGATCAGGTGACAATCTACTTCAGCGACATTGTGGGTTTCACCACCATCTCCTCGCTCAGTGATCCCATTGAGGTGGTCGACCTCCTCAATGATCTCTACTCACTATTCGATGCTGTGCTCTCTAACCATGATGTCTATAAG GTGGAGACCATCGGTGATGCTTACATGGTAGCATCAGGCCTGCCTAAGAGAAACGGCAACAAGCACGCTGCTGAGATCGCCAACATGTCTTTGAACATCCTCAGCTCAGTGGGAACCTTCCATATGCGACACATGCCGGACGTGCCCGTCAGGATACGAATAGGAATCCACTCAG GGCCCTGTGTTGCAGGCGTGGTGGGTCTGACTATGCCTCGGTATTGCCTTTTCGGAGACACCGTGAACACTGCCTCTCGTATGGAATCCACTGGCCTGC CTTATAGAATCCATGTAAATATGAGCACAGTGAAGATCCTCCGCTCTCTTAACGAGGGTTATAAAATAGAAGTCCGAGGAAAGACAGAGCTAAAG GGTAAAGGTATTGAGGAGACATACTGGCTTGTGGGGAAAACCAACTTTACAAAGCCTTTGCCAAAACCACCAGAGATTAAACCAGG GGACAACTGGCAAGAGATGGTGAcagaggagatcaagactcatTTCCGCAAGGCCAACAGGCAGGTGGACAAAAAGTTGTGA